One segment of Streptomyces sp. NBC_00576 DNA contains the following:
- a CDS encoding family 78 glycoside hydrolase catalytic domain yields MRTPTTNGRVNPLGIGGEDPVFGWELASARRATSQKAYEIQVGSTPGSADVWSSGKVASDRQVGVRYGGPALKPATRYYWRVRAWDDRKAASPWSAHASFETGLLNSGDWDGAQWITRPEAASELDKWTDYVATVEFKIDSAAFGMFLRASDASNGYMWQFNVTGPTPMLRLHKQVKSNYSVLQEVDLAPYGFTDASLLTGRHTVRYDVVGTTIRTTLDGKLVNTFTDTTFSKGYLGFRTHGCCGEQGTVYDAVVTGADGATLVDTDFASDRNPFTGGEIVDSALVVSGTTDALYGPAARPMPLLRKGFATKAGKKVASARVYASALGVYELEINGEPVGDQVLAPGWTNYHKRIQSQTYDVTKLLARGDNAIGASLANGWWAGKVGLGWSRQYGDAPALVAKLRITYTDGSVQWIATDGSWKTAEGPYVKADLQDGETYDARLKPSGWSRPGFDDATWEPAAGLESRTALLVPQSDEPVRRTQVLQARTMTEPTPGAYVYDLGQNMVGVSRLTLTGSAGQTVRIRYAEVLNKNGTLYTDNFRTARVTDRYTFAKTGTATYEPTFTQHGFRYIEITGVSGPPALWDVKGVVWGSDLPSTGALKTSDTMLNQLVSNISWSQRGNFLSIPTDTPARDERLGWTGDISLFAPTANYLVDTRAFLSHWMADVRNSQYANGDLPAVVPTPQGQFGDSGVGWSDVMITVPYSVWRSYDDTRILRENYPAMRKFFQFVRDSAGADLLEPGRTTFFTNDWLHLDDPTEQGILGTAYYAENARMMAEMAKALGDDAAASDYGKLSADIRDAFTKAYVAADGTVKGNSQTGYAMALGMNLVPDPALVEKVGEKFVAKLALTDNHLRTGFIGTPLLLPALSKIGRADLAYKMLLHKDYPSWGYEVAGGATTMWERWNSIMPNGDFGPVDMNSFNHYAYGAVGDWMFQNIGGLSAIDPGYKRSRIAPMPGGNLTKGSGSLKTVYGLLSSKWSTRDGALDLKVTVPVNTVAEVHVPSTTRWAVTEGGRPADSAKGVRFLRMEKGAAVFEVGSGAYRFGVDTVLGGLGEAKEAAGELRDLVAGLDAPGASTASRWARQVQTSVGSAWTTHVADGAHGTDEHVDRALARLGDIGDWTAQQVGNGTLTASQGDAVRALVDRVEKGL; encoded by the coding sequence GTGAGGACTCCGACCACCAACGGCCGGGTGAACCCCCTGGGCATAGGTGGTGAGGACCCGGTCTTCGGCTGGGAGTTGGCGTCGGCCCGGCGGGCGACTTCGCAGAAGGCGTACGAGATCCAGGTCGGAAGCACGCCCGGGTCCGCCGATGTGTGGTCGTCCGGCAAGGTCGCCTCCGACCGACAGGTCGGCGTCCGGTACGGCGGTCCTGCCCTGAAACCGGCCACCCGCTACTACTGGCGCGTACGGGCCTGGGACGACAGGAAGGCCGCGAGCCCGTGGAGCGCACACGCGTCCTTCGAGACGGGTCTGCTGAACTCCGGCGACTGGGACGGCGCCCAGTGGATCACCCGTCCTGAGGCCGCGAGTGAGCTGGACAAGTGGACCGACTACGTCGCCACGGTCGAGTTCAAGATCGACAGTGCCGCCTTCGGCATGTTCCTGCGTGCCTCCGACGCGAGCAACGGTTACATGTGGCAGTTCAACGTCACGGGCCCGACCCCGATGCTGAGGCTGCACAAACAGGTCAAGAGCAACTACAGCGTGTTGCAGGAGGTGGATCTCGCACCCTACGGCTTCACCGACGCGAGTCTCCTCACCGGCCGGCACACCGTCCGCTACGACGTGGTGGGCACCACCATCAGGACGACCCTCGACGGCAAGCTGGTCAACACCTTCACGGACACCACGTTCAGCAAGGGCTACCTCGGTTTCCGCACCCACGGATGCTGTGGCGAGCAGGGAACCGTCTACGACGCCGTCGTGACCGGCGCCGACGGCGCCACGCTGGTCGACACCGACTTCGCCTCCGACCGGAACCCGTTCACCGGCGGTGAGATCGTCGACTCCGCCCTCGTGGTGTCCGGCACCACGGACGCCCTCTACGGACCCGCGGCCCGGCCGATGCCGCTGCTGCGCAAGGGCTTCGCGACCAAGGCGGGCAAGAAGGTCGCCTCCGCGCGGGTCTACGCGTCGGCGCTCGGCGTCTACGAGCTGGAGATCAACGGCGAGCCGGTCGGCGACCAGGTGCTCGCCCCGGGGTGGACGAACTACCACAAGCGCATCCAGTCCCAGACCTACGACGTGACGAAGCTGCTCGCCCGCGGCGACAACGCGATCGGCGCGTCCTTGGCGAACGGCTGGTGGGCCGGGAAGGTCGGACTCGGCTGGAGCCGCCAGTACGGGGACGCTCCCGCTCTCGTGGCGAAGCTGCGCATCACCTACACCGACGGTTCGGTCCAGTGGATCGCAACGGACGGTTCGTGGAAGACGGCAGAGGGCCCGTACGTCAAGGCCGACCTGCAGGACGGCGAGACCTATGACGCCCGTCTGAAGCCCTCGGGCTGGAGCCGGCCGGGATTCGACGACGCGACGTGGGAGCCCGCCGCGGGCCTGGAGTCCCGGACCGCCCTGCTGGTCCCGCAGAGCGACGAGCCGGTACGCCGGACCCAGGTGCTCCAGGCCCGGACGATGACCGAGCCCACCCCCGGCGCCTACGTCTACGACCTCGGGCAGAACATGGTCGGAGTGTCGCGGCTGACCCTCACCGGCTCCGCCGGCCAGACCGTCAGGATCCGCTACGCGGAGGTGCTCAACAAGAACGGCACCCTCTACACCGACAACTTCCGCACCGCCAGGGTCACCGACCGCTACACCTTCGCCAAGACCGGAACGGCGACCTACGAGCCCACCTTCACCCAGCACGGATTCCGCTACATCGAGATCACCGGGGTGAGCGGGCCTCCCGCGCTCTGGGACGTCAAGGGTGTGGTGTGGGGATCCGACCTCCCCTCCACCGGTGCACTGAAGACCTCGGACACCATGCTGAACCAGCTGGTGAGCAACATCTCCTGGAGCCAGCGGGGCAACTTCCTCTCCATCCCCACCGACACCCCCGCCCGCGACGAACGTCTGGGCTGGACGGGAGACATCAGCCTCTTCGCGCCGACGGCCAACTACCTGGTCGACACCCGCGCGTTCCTGTCCCACTGGATGGCGGACGTACGCAACTCCCAGTACGCCAACGGTGATCTGCCCGCGGTCGTACCGACGCCCCAGGGCCAGTTCGGTGACAGCGGTGTCGGCTGGTCCGACGTGATGATCACCGTGCCGTACTCCGTGTGGCGCTCCTACGACGACACCCGCATCCTGCGGGAGAACTACCCGGCCATGCGGAAGTTCTTCCAGTTCGTGCGCGACAGCGCCGGAGCGGACCTTCTCGAACCCGGCCGCACCACGTTCTTCACCAACGACTGGCTGCATCTGGACGACCCGACCGAGCAGGGCATCCTGGGCACGGCCTACTACGCCGAGAACGCCCGCATGATGGCGGAGATGGCCAAGGCCCTCGGCGACGACGCGGCGGCCTCCGACTACGGCAAGCTCTCCGCCGACATCCGCGACGCCTTCACCAAGGCCTATGTCGCAGCCGACGGCACCGTCAAGGGCAACTCGCAGACCGGGTACGCGATGGCCCTCGGCATGAACCTCGTCCCGGATCCGGCACTGGTGGAGAAGGTCGGTGAGAAGTTCGTGGCCAAACTGGCGCTCACCGACAACCACCTCAGGACCGGCTTCATCGGCACACCGCTGCTGCTGCCCGCGTTGAGCAAAATCGGCCGGGCCGACCTGGCCTACAAGATGCTGCTGCACAAGGACTACCCGTCCTGGGGCTACGAGGTCGCAGGCGGTGCCACCACCATGTGGGAGCGCTGGAACTCGATCATGCCCAACGGCGACTTCGGCCCGGTCGACATGAACTCCTTCAACCACTACGCCTACGGCGCCGTGGGCGACTGGATGTTCCAGAACATCGGCGGCCTCTCCGCGATCGACCCCGGCTACAAGCGCTCCCGGATCGCTCCGATGCCCGGCGGAAACCTGACGAAGGGCTCAGGAAGCCTCAAGACCGTCTACGGCCTTCTCTCCTCGAAGTGGAGCACCCGCGACGGAGCCCTCGACCTGAAGGTGACCGTTCCGGTCAACACCGTCGCGGAGGTTCACGTGCCGTCGACGACCCGCTGGGCGGTCACCGAGGGCGGCCGGCCTGCGGATTCCGCCAAGGGAGTCCGGTTCCTCCGGATGGAGAAGGGGGCTGCCGTGTTCGAGGTCGGGTCGGGCGCCTACCGTTTCGGCGTCGACACCGTCCTCGGCGGCCTCGGCGAGGCCAAGGAGGCAGCCGGAGAACTGCGGGATCTGGTGGCGGGCCTGGACGCTCCGGGCGCATCGACGGCCAGTCGTTGGGCCCGGCAGGTCCAGACCTCGGTCGGATCCGCATGGACCACCCACGTGGCGGATGGCGCGCACGGCACCGATGAACACGTGGACCGGGCCTTGGCACGGCTCGGTGACATCGGAGACTGGACCGCTCAGCAGGTTGGCAACGGAACCCTGACAGCTTCCCAGGGAGACGCGGTGCGAGCGCTCGTCGACCGCGTCGAAAAGGGACTGTGA
- a CDS encoding NAD-dependent epimerase/dehydratase family protein, producing MRVLVTGGAGFIGSHVVEALRARGHEPVVFDVCDDPDADVRNQEAVARALSGIDAVCHQAAMVGLGTGFTDAAEYVSRNDLGTAVLLTAMAEKGVQRLVLAGSMVVYGEGRYTCARHGVVRPGPRAVTDLEAGRFEPRCPGCGEGLSPGLVAEEAPVDPRNVYATTKLAQEHLAAAWARATGGSAVSLRYHNVYGPRMPRDTPYAGVASFFRSALARGRAPRVFEDGRQRRDFVHVRDVAAANATALEAERAVGALTAYNTGSGEPHTVGEMARALAAAHGGPEPVVTGEYRLGDVRHITADSSRLRSELGWKPEVGFEEGMREFARAGMRS from the coding sequence ATGCGTGTACTGGTCACCGGCGGTGCCGGGTTCATCGGGTCCCATGTCGTCGAGGCCCTTCGGGCGCGCGGACACGAGCCCGTCGTGTTCGACGTGTGCGACGACCCCGACGCGGACGTACGGAATCAAGAGGCCGTGGCCCGTGCCCTGTCCGGTATCGACGCCGTGTGCCATCAGGCGGCCATGGTCGGGCTGGGCACCGGTTTCACCGACGCGGCGGAGTACGTCTCCCGCAACGACCTCGGCACCGCCGTACTGCTCACCGCCATGGCCGAGAAGGGCGTACAGCGGCTGGTGCTGGCCGGATCGATGGTGGTGTACGGGGAAGGGCGGTACACCTGCGCACGGCACGGGGTGGTGCGGCCGGGGCCTCGGGCGGTCACCGATCTGGAGGCCGGGCGGTTCGAGCCACGGTGTCCCGGGTGCGGGGAGGGCCTGTCGCCGGGACTGGTCGCCGAGGAGGCACCGGTGGACCCGCGGAACGTGTACGCCACCACCAAGCTCGCCCAGGAGCATCTTGCCGCCGCGTGGGCACGGGCAACCGGCGGGTCGGCGGTCTCGCTGCGCTACCACAACGTGTACGGGCCGCGGATGCCGCGGGACACCCCGTACGCCGGGGTCGCCTCCTTCTTCCGGTCGGCGCTCGCCCGGGGTCGGGCCCCACGTGTGTTCGAGGACGGCCGGCAGCGGCGGGACTTCGTACACGTACGGGATGTCGCGGCGGCCAACGCGACGGCGCTGGAAGCGGAGCGGGCTGTCGGCGCGCTCACCGCGTACAACACGGGCAGCGGCGAACCGCACACCGTGGGCGAGATGGCGCGGGCGCTGGCCGCCGCGCACGGCGGGCCCGAACCGGTCGTGACCGGCGAGTACCGGCTGGGGGACGTACGGCACATCACGGCGGACTCGTCCCGGCTGCGGTCGGAGCTGGGGTGGAAGCCGGAGGTCGGATTCGAGGAGGGCATGCGGGAGTTCGCCCGGGCCGGAATGCGGTCGTAG